Proteins encoded in a region of the Rhodococcus sp. SBT000017 genome:
- a CDS encoding dihydrofolate reductase family protein: MRTVIVTAFVSLDGVMEGPGGEVGYRNSGWTFQGIEFDPAAYEIKGREQDEATALLLGRTSYEAFAPIWPTMDDFAGYNAIPRYVVSTTLEQDDSRWPATILRSVDDVAELRNSDGGPISIHGSATLGRSLADAGLVDRYHLLVFPLLLGAGKRLFSEADKDTTHLELVEHEVYGNGIQKQVFDVRR; encoded by the coding sequence ATGCGCACTGTGATCGTGACCGCGTTCGTTTCGCTCGACGGCGTGATGGAGGGACCGGGCGGCGAGGTGGGCTATCGCAACTCCGGGTGGACGTTTCAGGGCATCGAATTCGATCCGGCAGCGTACGAGATCAAGGGACGCGAGCAGGATGAGGCCACCGCGCTGCTGTTGGGCCGCACCTCGTACGAGGCATTTGCACCGATCTGGCCCACCATGGACGATTTCGCCGGGTACAACGCGATACCGAGGTACGTGGTGTCGACGACGCTCGAGCAGGACGACTCACGGTGGCCGGCAACCATTCTGCGCAGTGTCGACGACGTTGCCGAGCTCAGGAACTCCGATGGTGGGCCGATCTCGATACACGGCAGCGCCACCCTGGGGCGAAGCCTGGCCGACGCCGGGCTCGTCGATCGGTACCACCTGCTCGTCTTTCCGCTCCTGCTCGGGGCGGGGAAGCGACTGTTCAGTGAGGCCGACAAGGACACCACGCATCTCGAACTGGTCGAACACGAGGTCTACGGCAACGGAATTCAGAAGCAGGTGTTCGACGTACGTCGCTGA
- a CDS encoding VOC family protein, whose translation MSILNPYLSFRDNAREAMEFYRSVFGGELTVTTLGEANASEDPADQDKIMHGQLTTPNGFTLMGADTPSSMEHTPGNTMSVSLSGDEEDELTGYWNALAVDAQFTMGLEKAPWGDTFGMLTDKFGVQWMVNIAGSPSGS comes from the coding sequence ATGTCCATTCTCAATCCCTATCTGTCGTTCCGAGACAACGCCCGCGAGGCCATGGAGTTCTATCGGTCGGTCTTCGGTGGCGAGCTCACCGTCACCACGCTCGGCGAGGCGAATGCCAGCGAGGATCCCGCCGACCAGGACAAGATCATGCACGGCCAGCTGACCACCCCGAACGGCTTCACTCTGATGGGAGCCGACACGCCGTCGTCGATGGAGCACACCCCAGGCAACACCATGAGCGTCTCGCTCAGCGGCGACGAAGAGGACGAACTGACGGGCTACTGGAACGCGTTGGCCGTCGACGCACAGTTCACCATGGGTCTCGAGAAGGCTCCGTGGGGCGACACCTTCGGTATGTTGACCGACAAGTTCGGTGTGCAATGGATGGTCAACATCGCCGGATCCCCCAGCGGGAGCTGA
- a CDS encoding MFS transporter, with protein sequence MTNAVRPASFTAGTLTLLGALYFAQGLPFGFFTQALPVVLRESGFSLVKISATGVLFLPWALKFLWAPYVDRYGSRRRWLLSLQCSAAAVALALSFLDLSSTLRWLFVGIFVMNALSATQDIATDGIAVRTLTAAQRGLGNGLQVGAYRIGMVCGGGLLLWLFTFAGWRALFVAMALLIVLTTIPVWWMRRQLDAADVDSDPRAERPAPGRLAGAWWSRLRRPGMVAFILLIIGFKFGNSMGSALVGPFLSDSGLSLPQIALVEGGLSSVAAVGGAALGAWLAFRHGRRQALLVGGVSQTLSLGLYVVASLGVGGFPLLVTANITEHVLGGAATVAVFALMMDASEKRFAGSDYTLMACAIVFAQGAAGIAAGVVGDLFGYTAMFGSALVLSGIGCALLLVALDRGWGPEGLRQVIPPKTVVR encoded by the coding sequence ATGACCAACGCGGTGCGCCCGGCATCGTTCACCGCCGGGACCCTCACTCTCCTGGGTGCGCTCTACTTCGCACAGGGACTGCCGTTCGGATTCTTCACCCAGGCCCTGCCGGTGGTACTGCGGGAGTCTGGGTTCTCCTTGGTGAAGATCAGCGCGACCGGTGTGCTGTTCCTGCCGTGGGCACTCAAGTTTCTCTGGGCTCCGTACGTCGATCGGTACGGATCGAGGCGGCGGTGGCTGCTGTCGCTGCAGTGTTCGGCCGCGGCGGTGGCACTGGCGTTGTCGTTCCTCGACCTGTCCTCGACATTGCGCTGGCTGTTCGTCGGCATCTTCGTCATGAATGCTCTCTCGGCGACGCAGGACATCGCGACCGACGGCATCGCGGTGCGTACGCTCACCGCGGCGCAGCGCGGGTTGGGCAACGGTCTCCAGGTCGGTGCCTACCGGATCGGGATGGTGTGCGGTGGCGGACTGCTGTTGTGGCTGTTCACCTTTGCCGGATGGCGGGCGCTGTTCGTCGCGATGGCACTGCTGATCGTGCTGACGACGATCCCCGTGTGGTGGATGCGCAGACAACTCGACGCGGCCGACGTGGACTCCGATCCTCGGGCCGAGCGCCCGGCGCCGGGGCGGCTTGCCGGTGCATGGTGGTCGCGGCTTCGCAGACCCGGAATGGTGGCATTCATTCTGCTGATCATCGGGTTCAAGTTCGGGAACTCGATGGGGTCGGCCCTCGTGGGTCCGTTTCTGTCGGACAGTGGACTGTCACTGCCCCAGATAGCACTGGTCGAGGGCGGTCTGTCGTCGGTGGCGGCGGTCGGGGGAGCCGCACTCGGGGCATGGTTGGCGTTTCGGCACGGACGTCGCCAGGCGCTGTTGGTGGGCGGCGTGAGCCAAACGCTGAGCCTCGGTCTGTATGTCGTTGCGTCCCTGGGCGTCGGCGGCTTTCCACTTCTGGTCACCGCCAACATCACCGAACACGTGCTCGGTGGTGCGGCCACCGTCGCGGTGTTCGCGCTGATGATGGACGCGTCGGAGAAGCGCTTCGCGGGAAGCGATTACACGCTGATGGCGTGCGCGATCGTCTTCGCGCAGGGCGCGGCCGGGATTGCCGCCGGAGTGGTCGGAGACTTGTTCGGATACACGGCGATGTTCGGTTCCGCGCTCGTCCTGTCCGGTATCGGCTGTGCATTGCTACTGGTGGCACTCGACCGAGGCTGGGGGCCCGAAGGTCTCCGACAGGTGATCCCGCCGAAGACCGTCGTCCGGTAG
- a CDS encoding GntR family transcriptional regulator, whose product MAAPAGHGSLPPSLVEMATRQVRSEVLSGALEPGSRVVEETLCARLGISRAPVREALRLLAQQGLVEHLPRRGFRVTVWSAEDILELFELRQVLERHALERALPLASSPDGAFAPVRTALDEMRDADARGDTLEKDDAHRRFHEAIVALAGSRQLDMAYAPILLKLQLPMARNLREEARVANPVDGIRRHEWLLDAIESNDVSVALAALKQHGELTYLHLESIS is encoded by the coding sequence ATGGCTGCACCGGCGGGACACGGTTCTTTGCCGCCGAGCCTTGTCGAAATGGCGACTCGCCAGGTTCGATCCGAGGTGCTCAGCGGTGCGCTAGAGCCCGGATCCCGCGTGGTCGAGGAAACCCTGTGCGCGCGCCTCGGGATCAGCCGAGCACCGGTACGTGAGGCGTTGCGCCTGTTGGCTCAGCAGGGTCTGGTCGAGCATCTCCCACGTCGCGGGTTCCGAGTGACGGTGTGGTCGGCAGAGGACATTCTCGAACTTTTCGAGCTGCGTCAGGTTCTCGAACGGCATGCGCTCGAGCGTGCGCTGCCGCTCGCATCGTCTCCCGACGGTGCGTTCGCGCCGGTGAGAACGGCGCTCGACGAGATGCGTGACGCCGATGCGCGGGGGGACACCCTCGAGAAGGACGACGCCCACCGGCGTTTCCACGAGGCCATCGTGGCGTTGGCCGGCAGTCGCCAGCTCGATATGGCGTATGCGCCCATCCTGCTGAAGTTGCAGCTACCGATGGCGCGCAATCTCAGGGAAGAAGCCCGAGTCGCCAACCCGGTCGACGGGATTCGGCGTCACGAGTGGTTGCTCGATGCCATCGAATCGAACGACGTGTCGGTGGCGCTCGCTGCGTTGAAGCAGCACGGCGAACTGACCTACCTACATCTCGAGAGTATTTCCTAA
- the atzF gene encoding allophanate hydrolase, which produces MNSDLGPALGPTVTEMLAAYRTGRTTPTATVEAFSTAVAARGDDGTWITVVGRAELLAAAAALEARPGAMSLPLYGIPFGVKDSIDVAGYPTTLACPDYAYTADSTAPAVQALVDAGAIFVGKTSLDQFATGLNGTRTPHPIPRSVYGNDMISGGSSSGSALAVALGQVPFSVATDTAGSGRVPAALNGIVGYKPSRGLISTVGLVPACKSLDCITLMATTIEDLDLVFDVMCAEDPADGWARPRGARYDGREITVGLPDLQQLDFFGDAAMFDAHSVARLSLADRGLHTTTVDLTPFLEAGSLLYQGPWVAERLVEFDEFLIEKPDSIVPVVREIFLGGRRYSAVDAFRALQTLQDLRARVAQLWTSMDVMIVPTIGTTFTVPEVLADPIACNTKLGHYTHFGNLLDLTAVAVPVGLTEDGRPVSLMVIGPALADDTILAVAARLLGEGRADSPHRAADGSTVETIDIVVAGHHLSGERANPQLLELGGSLVEATSTAPTYTLLRIGTADPTPGLLRVPLGGSAIDVERWRLPATSLAVLAGRMPAVLALGRVLLADGSDVLGYVCDVTVQTGAQRHTVDDISEFGGWRAYSRAISSAHDTSIAAQEIS; this is translated from the coding sequence ATGAATTCAGACCTGGGACCTGCACTCGGCCCGACCGTCACCGAGATGCTCGCGGCGTACAGAACCGGAAGAACGACTCCCACTGCAACGGTGGAGGCGTTCTCGACCGCCGTGGCTGCCCGCGGCGACGACGGAACATGGATCACCGTCGTCGGCCGAGCAGAATTGCTCGCGGCCGCCGCTGCTCTCGAAGCGCGACCCGGCGCAATGTCGCTACCCCTGTACGGAATTCCCTTCGGAGTCAAGGACAGTATCGATGTGGCCGGATACCCGACCACCCTCGCCTGTCCCGACTACGCGTACACGGCGGATTCGACGGCCCCCGCAGTGCAGGCGTTGGTCGACGCCGGAGCCATTTTCGTCGGCAAGACCAGCCTCGACCAGTTCGCGACCGGGCTGAACGGAACCCGCACGCCGCACCCGATTCCCCGGAGCGTCTACGGCAACGACATGATCTCCGGTGGCTCGAGTTCCGGTTCGGCACTGGCCGTCGCCCTCGGACAGGTGCCGTTCAGCGTGGCCACCGACACCGCAGGATCGGGTCGAGTGCCTGCCGCACTCAATGGCATCGTCGGATACAAGCCGTCCCGCGGCCTGATCAGCACCGTCGGACTCGTCCCCGCGTGCAAGTCGCTGGACTGCATCACCTTGATGGCGACCACGATCGAGGACCTCGATCTCGTATTCGACGTCATGTGCGCCGAGGATCCAGCGGACGGGTGGGCACGCCCGCGCGGAGCGAGATACGACGGGCGAGAGATCACTGTCGGACTACCGGACCTGCAGCAGCTGGACTTTTTCGGCGACGCAGCCATGTTCGACGCGCACTCGGTCGCACGCCTGTCGCTCGCCGATCGTGGATTACACACCACCACAGTGGATCTCACGCCGTTTCTCGAAGCCGGTTCGCTGCTGTATCAGGGGCCGTGGGTCGCCGAGCGACTGGTCGAGTTCGATGAATTCCTCATCGAGAAACCCGATTCCATCGTTCCCGTCGTCCGCGAGATCTTTCTGGGTGGGCGCCGGTACAGCGCCGTCGATGCCTTCCGTGCACTGCAGACGCTGCAAGACCTCCGCGCTCGCGTCGCACAGCTCTGGACGTCGATGGACGTGATGATCGTGCCGACCATCGGCACCACCTTCACCGTGCCGGAGGTACTCGCGGACCCCATTGCGTGCAATACGAAGCTCGGTCACTACACCCACTTCGGGAACCTTCTCGACCTGACCGCAGTTGCGGTTCCCGTGGGGCTCACCGAGGACGGCCGACCGGTCAGTCTCATGGTGATCGGGCCTGCGCTGGCCGACGATACGATTCTCGCGGTCGCGGCTCGGTTGCTCGGAGAAGGGCGCGCCGACTCGCCGCACCGCGCAGCCGATGGGTCGACAGTCGAGACCATCGACATCGTCGTTGCCGGGCACCACCTGTCCGGGGAGCGGGCCAACCCGCAGCTGCTCGAGCTGGGCGGGTCCCTGGTCGAGGCCACGTCCACCGCCCCGACATACACACTGCTTCGGATCGGAACCGCCGATCCGACACCCGGCCTGCTGCGAGTTCCCCTCGGCGGCAGCGCAATCGACGTGGAGAGGTGGCGTCTGCCCGCTACTTCTCTTGCGGTACTCGCGGGCAGAATGCCGGCGGTACTCGCTCTGGGACGAGTACTGCTGGCGGACGGTTCCGACGTTCTCGGCTACGTCTGCGACGTCACTGTGCAGACCGGCGCGCAGCGGCACACCGTCGACGACATCAGCGAGTTCGGTGGCTGGCGGGCATATTCCCGGGCGATCAGTTCTGCTCACGACACTTCCATTGCAGCACAGGAGATCTCATGA
- a CDS encoding regulator, translating into MTMDVKDSPAAGSSSSFTLPWWTKGDTNAFFGLGFNILVNVLTLTTLSIAVVGIPGSDVLGTLLPALGIALILGNLYYMVLARRLAKRENRTNVTALPYGPSVPHMFIVVFVVMLPVYLATGNAVQAWAAGLAWAFMIGIIVMIGAFVGPYIRRITPRAAMLGTLAGISITFIAMRPAAQMWEAAWIGLPVLAIILIGFFTDVKLPGNIPVGLAALLVGTAIGWIGGYMSVPDVTEAASNIALGLPDLRLDLLLDGLGNLAPLLATAIPLGVYNFTEAMSNVESASAAGDNYNLRSVLLADGFGAVVGSAFGSPFPPAVYIGHPGWKDAGGRTGYSVASGVAIGVMCFLGLFGLLATLLPIPAIVPILLYIGLLIGAQAFQSVPKLHAIAVVVALLPNLAEWAVGLIDNALSAAGTSATEVGSAALGQAGVVYDGLKTFGSGAVLAGLMLGTIVTFVLDKRFLAAATASGVAAALSWVGLIHSHEVGWAANPQVALGYLSFGLVCLAYSRLIPAPKPTTEPQPVGE; encoded by the coding sequence ATGACCATGGACGTCAAGGACTCACCCGCTGCAGGCTCCTCGTCCTCGTTCACGCTCCCGTGGTGGACGAAGGGCGACACCAACGCATTCTTCGGACTCGGCTTCAACATCCTCGTCAATGTGCTCACTCTGACGACACTGAGCATCGCGGTCGTCGGAATTCCAGGAAGCGACGTCCTCGGGACCCTGCTGCCTGCCCTCGGGATCGCCCTGATCCTGGGGAACCTGTACTACATGGTTCTCGCTCGTCGACTTGCCAAGCGCGAGAACCGAACCAACGTGACGGCGCTACCGTACGGTCCGAGCGTTCCGCACATGTTCATCGTCGTGTTCGTCGTCATGCTCCCGGTCTACCTGGCGACGGGTAACGCGGTTCAGGCGTGGGCGGCTGGGCTCGCCTGGGCCTTCATGATCGGGATCATCGTCATGATCGGAGCGTTCGTCGGGCCCTACATTCGCAGGATCACCCCGCGCGCGGCGATGCTCGGTACGTTGGCCGGCATCTCGATCACGTTCATCGCGATGCGCCCGGCCGCGCAGATGTGGGAGGCCGCCTGGATCGGGTTGCCCGTTCTCGCAATCATTCTCATCGGCTTCTTCACCGATGTGAAGTTGCCCGGCAATATTCCGGTGGGGCTCGCCGCGCTCCTGGTGGGCACGGCGATCGGCTGGATCGGCGGGTACATGTCCGTGCCGGACGTGACCGAGGCGGCGAGCAACATCGCCCTCGGCCTTCCCGATCTACGCCTCGACCTACTTCTGGACGGGCTCGGAAATCTGGCACCGCTGCTCGCGACGGCAATTCCTCTGGGGGTGTACAACTTCACCGAGGCGATGAGCAACGTCGAGAGCGCATCTGCTGCCGGAGACAACTACAACCTGCGCAGTGTGCTGCTCGCCGACGGCTTCGGTGCGGTCGTCGGCTCGGCGTTCGGATCGCCGTTCCCGCCCGCGGTCTACATCGGCCATCCCGGCTGGAAAGACGCAGGCGGCCGGACCGGATACTCGGTCGCGTCGGGCGTCGCGATCGGGGTGATGTGTTTTCTCGGATTGTTCGGATTGCTGGCAACGTTGCTTCCGATTCCCGCGATCGTCCCGATTCTGCTGTACATCGGACTGCTGATCGGTGCCCAAGCATTCCAGTCGGTGCCCAAGCTGCACGCCATCGCGGTGGTCGTGGCCCTGCTACCGAACCTCGCGGAGTGGGCGGTGGGTCTGATCGACAACGCACTCAGCGCGGCAGGCACGTCGGCGACGGAAGTGGGAAGCGCGGCACTGGGTCAGGCGGGTGTCGTCTACGACGGGCTGAAGACATTCGGGTCGGGAGCGGTACTCGCCGGACTCATGTTGGGCACCATCGTCACGTTCGTTCTCGACAAACGGTTTCTCGCCGCCGCAACAGCGAGTGGGGTGGCCGCGGCACTGTCGTGGGTCGGTCTGATCCACTCGCACGAGGTGGGGTGGGCAGCCAATCCCCAAGTCGCACTCGGCTATCTGTCCTTCGGGCTCGTGTGTCTGGCGTACTCGCGGCTGATTCCCGCGCCGAAGCCGACGACCGAGCCACAACCGGTCGGGGAGTAG
- a CDS encoding transcriptional regulator has protein sequence MTSDLDPIIHPAHRLRICALLAAATTVELAIVKEHSGLSASALSKQVAALVDAGYVEQQRSRTDSRRLWLSLTKDGRTAYRRHVAALRAILADTDASI, from the coding sequence ATGACGAGCGATCTCGATCCGATCATTCACCCCGCCCACCGGCTGCGAATCTGCGCCCTTCTGGCCGCGGCGACGACGGTGGAACTCGCGATCGTCAAGGAACACAGCGGGTTGAGCGCATCGGCGCTGAGCAAACAGGTCGCCGCTCTGGTCGATGCGGGATACGTCGAGCAGCAGCGATCACGCACGGACTCGCGTCGACTGTGGTTGTCGTTGACCAAGGACGGAAGAACGGCGTATCGCCGTCACGTGGCGGCACTGCGCGCGATTCTGGCCGACACCGACGCCTCCATCTAG
- a CDS encoding cysteine hydrolase family protein yields MTSAHTRETSIPSASPSEFTIDAATTALLVIDMQRDFLLPGGFGESLGNDVGLLRTVIEPLAGLIAVAREAGIPVIHTREGHLPDLSDCPPAKLRRGNPSQRIGDPGAFGRILVRGEYGHDIVDELAPLEGEAVIDKPGKGAFYATELSEILTRAGITTLLVTGVTTEVCVHTTVREANDRGYECLVVTDCVGSYFPEFQRVGLEMISAQGGIFGWTAPSEDVVAALVAPVPTSASR; encoded by the coding sequence ATGACCTCAGCACACACTCGGGAAACGTCGATACCGTCGGCGTCACCATCGGAGTTCACCATCGATGCCGCGACGACGGCACTGCTCGTCATCGACATGCAGAGGGACTTTTTGCTCCCCGGCGGTTTCGGTGAGAGCCTCGGCAACGATGTCGGCCTGCTCCGAACCGTGATCGAACCACTCGCAGGTCTCATCGCAGTGGCCAGGGAAGCCGGGATACCCGTGATCCACACCAGGGAGGGGCATCTACCGGACCTGTCGGACTGCCCGCCGGCAAAGCTGCGCCGCGGCAACCCGTCACAGCGCATCGGCGATCCAGGAGCGTTCGGCCGCATCCTCGTTCGCGGTGAGTACGGTCACGACATCGTCGACGAGCTGGCACCGCTCGAAGGCGAGGCAGTCATCGACAAGCCCGGCAAAGGGGCGTTCTACGCCACCGAGCTCTCCGAGATCCTCACGCGCGCCGGAATCACCACTCTGCTCGTCACCGGTGTGACGACCGAGGTGTGCGTGCACACCACGGTTCGGGAGGCCAATGATCGAGGATACGAGTGCCTCGTGGTGACGGACTGTGTCGGTTCGTACTTCCCGGAGTTTCAGCGTGTGGGCCTCGAGATGATTTCGGCTCAAGGCGGCATTTTCGGTTGGACCGCGCCGTCGGAGGACGTCGTGGCCGCGTTGGTTGCACCCGTCCCCACCTCGGCAAGTCGATAG
- a CDS encoding FAD-binding oxidoreductase: MIASDMNRPAWDDDPAVSGWPGLPVLERDDTADVCVVGLGGSGLAAVAELLDRGLDVVGIDAGRVAAGAAGRNGGFLLGGPATFLHTALATWGPCAVDLYRATLAEIDSLERLLGSDVVRRTGSIRLAGVPGAPIELADSEDCDALAQCLRENDVAVEQYSGDLGRGIFLPDDAVMNPARRALGLASILAGRARLYEYTPATAIEPGAVTTPNGVVRCGLILVAVDGRLEQLLPQLDGRVRTARLQMLATSPVTPGRLPCPVYGRWGYDYAQQDASGRLYVGGGRDLFAVDEWTPSGEPTAQVQKYIESVATSFAGEPVSVDARWAASVGFTTDGRPLCTSVDDTVIAFGGYNGTGNLVGPVTARAAVALGLDGLAVPQYLSS; this comes from the coding sequence ATGATTGCCAGCGACATGAACCGCCCGGCGTGGGACGACGATCCGGCCGTGTCCGGCTGGCCGGGCCTGCCCGTTCTCGAGCGTGACGACACCGCCGACGTCTGCGTCGTCGGCCTGGGAGGCTCGGGTCTGGCCGCTGTCGCCGAACTTCTCGACCGTGGTCTCGATGTGGTCGGAATCGACGCAGGGCGGGTCGCTGCCGGTGCCGCGGGTCGGAACGGCGGCTTTCTGCTCGGTGGTCCTGCGACCTTTCTGCACACAGCGCTCGCGACATGGGGTCCGTGCGCGGTGGATCTGTATCGAGCGACCCTGGCCGAGATCGACTCGCTGGAAAGGCTTCTCGGATCCGACGTCGTCCGACGCACCGGATCCATCAGGCTCGCGGGAGTCCCCGGTGCGCCGATCGAACTCGCCGACTCGGAGGACTGCGACGCGCTGGCACAGTGCCTGCGCGAGAACGACGTTGCCGTCGAGCAGTATTCCGGCGATTTGGGGCGCGGCATCTTCCTACCGGACGACGCGGTGATGAATCCCGCGCGTCGCGCGCTCGGGTTGGCATCGATTCTCGCGGGCCGCGCCCGGCTGTACGAGTACACGCCCGCAACTGCTATCGAGCCAGGAGCGGTCACGACGCCGAATGGAGTGGTTCGGTGCGGCCTGATTCTCGTTGCCGTCGACGGTCGCCTCGAACAGCTACTCCCCCAGCTCGACGGCCGGGTTCGGACCGCACGTCTGCAGATGCTCGCCACCTCACCCGTCACGCCGGGCCGGCTGCCGTGCCCCGTATACGGACGATGGGGGTACGACTACGCACAGCAGGACGCGTCGGGACGGCTGTATGTCGGGGGTGGTCGCGACCTCTTCGCCGTGGACGAGTGGACACCGTCCGGCGAACCGACCGCTCAGGTTCAGAAGTACATCGAATCCGTCGCGACATCGTTTGCAGGAGAACCTGTCTCGGTCGATGCGCGGTGGGCTGCATCCGTCGGATTCACCACCGATGGGCGGCCGCTGTGCACGTCGGTCGACGACACCGTGATCGCGTTCGGCGGTTACAACGGGACAGGCAATCTGGTCGGACCGGTCACCGCTCGTGCCGCCGTGGCGCTCGGACTCGACGGGCTTGCAGTGCCGCAGTATCTGAGCAGCTGA
- a CDS encoding DUF503 domain-containing protein: MWIGWIEFDFLLGDVHSLKEKRSVIRPVISDMQRKFVVSVAETDHRELHRRAGIGASVVAGDRDHVTDVLDRIERVAASRPELQLVSVRRRTIRSDDI, from the coding sequence ATGTGGATTGGATGGATAGAATTCGACTTCCTTCTCGGAGATGTTCACTCACTCAAAGAGAAGCGCTCCGTGATCCGGCCGGTGATCTCCGACATGCAACGCAAGTTCGTGGTGTCGGTCGCGGAGACCGATCATCGCGAGTTGCACAGACGAGCAGGTATCGGCGCGTCCGTCGTTGCAGGCGATCGCGACCACGTCACCGATGTCCTCGACCGAATCGAGCGCGTGGCGGCCTCACGTCCCGAGCTGCAACTCGTCTCCGTTCGGCGGCGCACCATTCGAAGCGACGACATCTGA